Genomic segment of Gaiellales bacterium:
GCGGAAGAAGCCGGTCGGCGGCTTGTGGCTGAGGGCGAAGGACGCCAGCCTCCGCATCAGCAGCGGGTGGCGCGCCCCGCCGGTGAACACGTCGGACAGCGAGCTGCGTCCCTCCTCCGGCCAGACCGGCCGGCCGTCGACCAGCACCGAGACGAGGATCAGCGCCTTCTCCTGCGTCGGGTCGTCCAGCCACGATGTCGCCACGCGGCGCCATTCCCGTTCCGAGCGAAGGAACAGCGGCTTCGACGCGACGGCGCCGTTCGGGCAGGCCGGAACGCCGCTGTGCGCCATCCCGGCGACCACGTGCGCCGCGAGCTCGGCCAGCGGCGTGCGCACCGCATCGCCGTCCCCCTCCCCGTGCCAGACCATCGCGCTGTCCTGGTCGGAGCTCGGGAACGCCTCCCGCCGCGCGACGCTGCCGAGGACGAGCCAGGTGAACGGCGTCTCGACCGGGTGCTGCTCGAGGGCGAGCTCGATCAGCCGGCGCGTGATCGCATCGTGCACGGTGGCGATCACGCGGCCGATCGAGCTCGCCGCGACCCGCGCGTCGTGCAGCGCCACGACCGTCCCGGGGAGTGCCGCCGCGGCCGACGCGACCTGCTCGGGCGTCCCCGCGCGGGCGATCGCCCGGCGCAGGTGAAACGGCGTGCGGGTCTCGACCGCCATGAGATCCGTGTCCGAGATCACGCCGATCACCCGTCTCGTCGCGTCGATGACGGGAAGATGCCGGATCCCGCGATCGAGCATCGCGAGCAGGGCGTCGGCGCCCATGACGTCGCCCGGGATGGTGGTTGCCGGCTCTGTCATCACCATGGACACCGGCGTGTCGGGCGACACGCCCGCTGCGACCACGCGCTCGCGCAGGTCGCGGTCGGTCACGATGCCGAGCCGGTCGCCGAGGTCGACCAGGAGCGACGACGACCCGGCCTCGACCATGCGCTGAGCCGCCTCGCGCACCGTGGCGTCCGGTGCCGTGACGACCGGGCTGCCGCGAAGCAGCTGGGCGACCGGCTTGCGGGCGGGATCGACGACCGCGGTGGCCAGCGGGTCGAGGTCGCGCATCCGCATCTCGAGGCGGCCCGACAGTGACCGTGCGGCGAAGCGCAGGGCCGCCGGTCGCGCGAGCACCGGGCGCAGCACGCTTGCGGGGATGCGGTAGAGCAGCGAGTCCTCGCCCGTCCGCGCGGCCAGGGCGGTGGGCCACTCCGAGAGGAGCGCCGCGTGCCCGAACATCTCGCCCTCGCCGAGCATGTCCACGATGCGCGGCCCGTCGAGCAGCTCGACGGCTCCGCGGCGGATCACCCAGGCGAATCCCGGGGTCTCGACCGCCTGCTCGAGCACCGTCGTGCCGGCCTCCGCGTACTCGATCTCGACCACGGCGGCCACGCCCGCCAGCTCGTCCTGGTCGAGCGTGTCGAACGGCGGATGTCCGACGAGGAACTCGGCGATCTCGTGCATCTCCACGATCCTAACCGTCCCGCTCCCGTCCCCACCGCGAGGTTTGGAAACGGTAAAAGCTGCACGCCGGGGGATTGACGCACCGTGCGCCCCCGGCTACCCCGAGATGTAGGAGAGTCATCGACGAAAGGGGTCAACGATGACCGTGCCATCACCAGCGGCGCCGCCGGAGCAGCCGGCCGTCCGCAAGCTGACCGCGCCGATCGCGGTGCGGCGCATCGTGCCCGCCAGATAGCGCGGCACAATGGGATTCCGTCGGGTGGTTTGCTAGCGTGAAGCCATGCGGCGGGCGAGATATCACGGCGGATTCGACCATCCGGTGCGCGCGTTCGTCATCGGCACGACGCTCCTGCTGCTGCTCTTCGGCGGCTTCGTGGTCGGTATCGAGGCGGGCACGCACCCGCTCGAGCAGGCGGCTGTCACGCGCGTGCCGGTGACCACGGTGGGCGCCCACACCGTGACGGTGCAGACGCCGGTCGTGAGCACGGTCGTCCACGGCAGCGCGCGGCTCGTGCGGCTGACGACCACGGAGACGCGCGTCGTCGTCATCCACCGCAACGGCAAGACGATCATCGCCTACGAGCCGGCGCCGGGCAGCGCGGCGACCAGCGGACCGCTCAGCGAGAACCCGCCCACCTTCTACACGGTGCCGACCGAGACGGTCACGGAGACTCAGCCGAGCGACACGGTGACCGAGACGGCCCCCCCCGAGACCGTGACCGTCACGGTGACCGAGCCCGGCAGCACCGACCAGACGACGTCGAGCACGGACTCCGCCTCGCCGTAGCGTCGAGCGCTCGAGCTAGGGCTCGAGCGCCTGCAGTTCCGGGCCGTGCGTCCGGAGCCATGCCCGCGCCTCGGCGTGGCGCGGATACGCGGTTCGCACCATGTCCCAGAACCGGGCAGAGTGGTTCATCTCGCGGAGATGGCACAGCTCGTGCACGACGACGTAGTCGGCCACCAAGGCCGGCGCCACCACGAGCCGCCACGAGAATGACAGCGTCCCCCGCGCCGAGCAGGATCCCCACCGGCTGCGCGGGTCGCCGATCCTGATGCGTGCCCATCCGGCCAGGTCCAGCCGCTGGCCCTCACGGTGGACGGCGGCCGTCAGCCGGCTCCGCGCCTGAGCGCGGTACCACCGCTCCGGGTCGCCGGCGGGCGCCGGCAGCGGCCGGCCGTCGAGCCAGACGGTGCCCGGCCGGTCGAGGCCAAGCACGGGCAGCCGGTCGAGCTGGGCGCGCCGGCGGGCGATCCACTCGCTGTGCCGCGCGAGCAGGCGGTGCACCGCCGCGTCCGGCGTGCCGGGCGGGACGATCACCTCCACCGGACGCCCGGGGGCGACCAGGATGCGCGCCCGGCGGACACGCCGCGACGTGCGGATGAGTGGTTGTGCCGTCACGGATCCGAACGCTATCCGTAGACTCGGCGGGTGCGGCGCCTGCTGATCCTGATGTACGCACTGATCTTCGTGGACGAGATGGCGCTGCTCTCGCTGGTGCCGCTCGTGCCGTCCTACCGTGACGCGCTGCACCTGTCCGGCTTCGAGTCGGGCGTGCTGCTGTCCGCCGCCAGCCTCGCGATCGTCGCCGGCTCGATCCCGGGCGGCCTTGCCGGCGACCGGCTCGGCTCCCGCCGGGTGACGCTCGCGGCCGGCTGCCTGCTGTCGGCGTCCTGCCTCGCGCAGGGGCTCGCGCCCGAGCTGTGGACGCTGCTCGCAGCGCGGCTGGCGTTCGGCCTGGCGTCGGCGGTGATCTGGTCGGCCGGGCTGTCCTGGCTGTCCGATTCCACCGGCGACCGGCCCGGGGCGCTGGGCGCGGTGATGGCGATCGCGGGTGCGGGCGGGATGGTCGGCCCCGCCTTCGCCGGCGTGCTGGCGGACCGCGTGTCGCGCGGTGCGCCGTTCC
This window contains:
- a CDS encoding SprT family zinc-dependent metalloprotease — encoded protein: MTAQPLIRTSRRVRRARILVAPGRPVEVIVPPGTPDAAVHRLLARHSEWIARRRAQLDRLPVLGLDRPGTVWLDGRPLPAPAGDPERWYRAQARSRLTAAVHREGQRLDLAGWARIRIGDPRSRWGSCSARGTLSFSWRLVVAPALVADYVVVHELCHLREMNHSARFWDMVRTAYPRHAEARAWLRTHGPELQALEP
- a CDS encoding putative nucleotidyltransferase substrate binding domain-containing protein is translated as MHEIAEFLVGHPPFDTLDQDELAGVAAVVEIEYAEAGTTVLEQAVETPGFAWVIRRGAVELLDGPRIVDMLGEGEMFGHAALLSEWPTALAARTGEDSLLYRIPASVLRPVLARPAALRFAARSLSGRLEMRMRDLDPLATAVVDPARKPVAQLLRGSPVVTAPDATVREAAQRMVEAGSSSLLVDLGDRLGIVTDRDLRERVVAAGVSPDTPVSMVMTEPATTIPGDVMGADALLAMLDRGIRHLPVIDATRRVIGVISDTDLMAVETRTPFHLRRAIARAGTPEQVASAAAALPGTVVALHDARVAASSIGRVIATVHDAITRRLIELALEQHPVETPFTWLVLGSVARREAFPSSDQDSAMVWHGEGDGDAVRTPLAELAAHVVAGMAHSGVPACPNGAVASKPLFLRSEREWRRVATSWLDDPTQEKALILVSVLVDGRPVWPEEGRSSLSDVFTGGARHPLLMRRLASFALSHKPPTGFFRDFVVEHDGERRGTLDIKRGGLVPVIDIARWAGMKAGVAEASTLARLDAAERHETLPPQAVATLRVAFELFSDLRMGHQIEAVRANRRPDDAIDPRTLEPLTRRYLKDAFRAVADVQRGLGNELGLT